AGCGACGGGTCAACAGATCGAACCGCGGCCATCGCTCGTGGTTATCCGGATGTGCTGGTCATCGAATTCGAGAAGAACCGCGGCTACGGGGCCGCAATCAAGGAAGGCTGGCGACAGGCGGGAGGCGATCTGCTCGCCTTTCTCGATGCCGACGGAACCTGCGACCCGGCCTACTTCCTGCCAATGTGCAACGTCGCCCTGGATGAGCAGGTGGATATCGTGCTCGGCTGCCGTATGGGCGCGGACTCCAAGATGCCCCTCGTTCGCCGCGCCGGCAACAGGATCTTCGCCTCCATACTCGGCCTGCTCTCCCGGCGGCGCGTCGACGACACTGCCAGCGGGATGCGCGTGATCCGGGCCGATTCATTGCCCAGGTTGCTGCCCCTGCCCAACGGACTCGACTTCACCCCCTCGATGAGCGCACGGGCACTCATGGACACGGAACTGCGAATCCGTGAAATCCCCATGAAATACGAGGAACGCATCGGCCGCTCCAAACTGAAGGTCTTCCAAGATGGCCTCCGCTTCACCCGCGAAATCCTCTCTGCAGCCGTGTACGTCCGGACTTCCCGGGTCACCCTCCCCATCGTGGGCGTTCTCGCCCTCATCGCCGCCTCTCTGAGCCTCTTCCCCGTGCGCCACTACCTGGCCAACGGTACACTCCCCGAATGGCTGATCTACCGCTTCCTGACGATTCTGTTGCTCGGCCTGGCAGGCGTCACCCTCCTGTGCGCGACCGTCGTGGCCGAACACGTCATCGCCCTGTCCCAGCTTCGCTACGACCGCTTCCTCGACAAGGCCCATCTATGGTGGGGGCGCCGGGCGCTCCGTGTCTACTGGAAACTGGGGCTGATCGCGGTCGCCCTGGCCATAATCCTGGTCTGGCCCGGAATCGTCTCCTATGCCAGGACCGGGGAAATCGCCCCAACCACGCTTCATTGGTCGCGCGTGGTCGTCGCGGCGTTCTTCGTGCTGGCATTCTGCCAGATGGCCGCGACGGCCTGCCTCCTCCGGATCATCCCGGCCATGCATGATCGTCAGCGGCTGCTCATGTCGGACTCAGACCATGGGGTTTGACCAATACGCGCTGAACTACGAGGCCGAGTTGTGTCGCGGCCTGCGCTGGTCCGGCCAGCAACCCGATTGGTTCGCCGAACGGCGTGTGGCGTGCGTGCGCCAACACTGTCACGAATCGGGACTGGCCCCACGGCAAGTCCTCGAATTCGGTTGCGGCGTCGGCATTCACGTCCCCTTCCTGCGGGCGGCATTCCCGGAAAGCCAGATCATCGGCCTCGACATCTCCCGGGAGTCGCTTGCGGTCGCAGCCCGCCGCCACGGCAGCCACCACGTCTGCTTCTCGACACCTGAGGAGTTCAGCCAGCGACACACCGCCGACCTCGCCTATGTCAACGGCGTATTTCACCATATCGCCCCGGCCGAACACCGCCATTGGCTCCACCGCATCCGTGACTACATGGCTCCCGGGGCTCTCCTCGCCATGTTCGACAACAACCCGTTCAGCCTCCCGGCCCGATGGGTGATGCACTCAATCCCCTTTGACCAAAACGCGATCATGGTGAACCCCCATCGCTTCGCTCGACTGATGCGGGCCACCGGCTTCGGCCGCCCGCGACTGCGGTTCCACTTCCTGTTCCCGCGTGCATTGAGCTGCCTGCACGGCATCGAGTCGTTGGTCGCCCGCTTGCCTCTCGCGGCTCAGTTCAGTCTCCTCGCCTGCCGGAAAGAGTGACGCGGCCCCGGCACATCGCCAGCCCGGCCCGCCGAGCGGGTAAATCCACCGTCGATCCTCCACCGCCCGGGTCCCATAATCCAGCCGCTCCTACCTTCAGTCAGCCTGCCCAGCAACCGATAACCCTTCAGACGACCCGAGCGTGAGCGGGCGACAACTTGACCAAGGACCCTCTGCGTGCGCGTTCTGCTGATCAAACCCAACAACCTGAGCGACCACATCCAGCCCTCACTGGGACTCGGCTACCTTGCCCAACAGATCCGCAGAAACCACGACGTCACTCTTTTTGACTGCATAAAGAACCACACCTCGCCGGATGAGATCAGCGGCGTCCTCGAAGCCCTGCAGCCCCATGTGGTTGGCATCCAGTCGTACACCTTCGACCTGCCCAACGTCAAACGCATGCTCCGCGTCATCAAGCGATGCGACTCCGCCATCACCACCGTGGTCGGCGGGGCTCACGTCTCGGCCGATCCGCTCGGAGCCTGCCGGGCATTCGGGGACGACCTGGACTACGGCTTCAATGGCGAGGGTGAAATCGGCTTCGGCCCGTTCCTTCACGCCCTGGAGAAAGGCCGCCGGGAATACAGCGGCATCCCCGGGGTGATCTGGCGGCACGGCGATCAGCGCATCGTCAACCCGCCTCAACTCGCCGAAGACCTCGACCATCTCGGTCTGCCGGCACTGGACCTGTTGCGGCCGGATACCTATCCCGAATCCCAGCACGGGGCTTTCTACAACCAGTTCCCCATCTCGCCGATCCTCACCACCCGGGGCTGCCCCCACGCCTGCACCTTCTGCTCCGCGCCCATTCTCTCCGGACGCCGCCTTCGCCACCACAGCGTCGGCTACCTCCAGCAGATGGTGCGCCTCCTGTACTCGGTGTACGGGATTCGCGAGTTCCATATCGTGGACGACAACT
The window above is part of the Phycisphaerae bacterium genome. Proteins encoded here:
- a CDS encoding class I SAM-dependent methyltransferase gives rise to the protein MGFDQYALNYEAELCRGLRWSGQQPDWFAERRVACVRQHCHESGLAPRQVLEFGCGVGIHVPFLRAAFPESQIIGLDISRESLAVAARRHGSHHVCFSTPEEFSQRHTADLAYVNGVFHHIAPAEHRHWLHRIRDYMAPGALLAMFDNNPFSLPARWVMHSIPFDQNAIMVNPHRFARLMRATGFGRPRLRFHFLFPRALSCLHGIESLVARLPLAAQFSLLACRKE
- a CDS encoding glycosyltransferase family 2 protein — encoded protein: MPMTFTPPQPACTCNEARSTPIENRITLTIVLPALNEEEAIGRTLERCLAARETIIAGGKVTDVQLVVVSDGSTDRTAAIARGYPDVLVIEFEKNRGYGAAIKEGWRQAGGDLLAFLDADGTCDPAYFLPMCNVALDEQVDIVLGCRMGADSKMPLVRRAGNRIFASILGLLSRRRVDDTASGMRVIRADSLPRLLPLPNGLDFTPSMSARALMDTELRIREIPMKYEERIGRSKLKVFQDGLRFTREILSAAVYVRTSRVTLPIVGVLALIAASLSLFPVRHYLANGTLPEWLIYRFLTILLLGLAGVTLLCATVVAEHVIALSQLRYDRFLDKAHLWWGRRALRVYWKLGLIAVALAIILVWPGIVSYARTGEIAPTTLHWSRVVVAAFFVLAFCQMAATACLLRIIPAMHDRQRLLMSDSDHGV